Below is a window of Undibacterium sp. YM2 DNA.
GATTCATGCATGGCGTGAAATACTTCCGGATATGCAAAGTGATTATTTATAACCAGCAATTTTTATACCAGTAGATTCAGCAAGAATGCGGGTTTTTGGTGCAGGCAAGTTTGATCAATTGACGATGAAAAGTAAGACTATGGTGAGATCACGCTTAATAAAGTGCATGCAGGAGAATATGCACCATGATGTGCCAACTGGCAGATATAGTAAAAACATAACAGTATCAAAGGAATCCTGAAATGCGTGCTACCTATCTGTTATCATTTTAAAATCTCATATGCCAGTATGCCGATACAGGCACCATGTCTGCATTTTGGCAGTGCCGTTTTCGCGAATCAATTTTATGACCAAAACCCTGCCATTCAGTCTATTTCTTTCCCTGTTGCTCTCCTTCTCCGGCAATGTTCAGGCACAAAGTCAGACACAACTGACGCAGATTGAAACTGCAACGACGAAACGCCCTTCAGATTCAAATCAGGAGCTTCATGAGCGCATTATAAAATCAACAGCTTGGCTCAAATTACTTGAAGTCCTCGACAAGAAATATCTTGGGGCAGTAGACGAAACAGCACTTTCAACATTTTGCAGACTGGCACTAGAATCTGCTGCCCCCGCACGGATAAAGAAGCAAGCGATTCATGCTACAAGACAGCAATCAGCTATCTACTGCCATTAGCAGAATTTATCCCGTCGGAAAAACTTGCCACCCTCAAGAAAAAGCCCGTTTTTTTTGGTATAGGGCTGGAACTGGGAATTCAAGATGAGTATTTAAAAGTCGTCTCCACGATTGAATCTGGTGCTGCACACCGTGGAGGTGTCATGGCAGGAGATGTGATACTAACTCTTGATGGAGTATCGACAAAGTCACAATCTCTGGACAGCCTGGTCAGTCGCATGCGAAACACATCGGCTTCATACACCAATTTAAAGATTGCCCGACGAGGTGTAGATCAAGCACTCAACTTTGATATTCCTCGCGAAGAAGTTAAAATCACAAGTTGTCGGGGGCGCTTGTTAGCTGCAGACACTGGCTACCTTAGAGCAAGTCAGTTCATTGATGAAACGCGTTCCCAGGCATTGATGGTGATCAGAAGAATGGAGAAAGAAAATCAAGGTCCATTGCGCAATCTGATCCTGGACTTGCGTGGTAATCCCGGCGGCGCACTTCCTGCTATCGTCGGCATGGCTGAGCCTTTTATTCCAGCGAGTAAATTAGTGTTGATCACCAAAGACAAGCACGGTGAAAAGCACGAATATCGCACAACTGCCGAAGAATCGAGCACAGAATCCGTGTCCAGGCTTGCTCCTGAAATAAAAAGTGAGCTCAAGCAAATTCACTTGATCATCTTGACAGACAAGCTCTCAGGTGGCGGCAGCGAGTCCTTGATAGCTGCCCTGCGCGAATACAGACCAGTGACACTCATGGGTGAAAAAACGTCTGGATCAAACAAAGTTACAGAAATTGTCGAGATCGGTAATGGCAGCGCCATCAAGATGGCAACAGCGACGCTGTATGCACCGAACGAAGTAAGCCTGCCAGAAGATGGAATTGTTCCTGATAGGATGGTAGCTTCTCCCAGCCTTTCAAAAGCTGATTATGGTAATTCAATGAACGATCCTGTTTTGCAGGCGGCATTATTATCCATCCAAGAGAATCGTAAAGATCAAGTTAAACAAAAACTGGATTGAGTATTTTCGGTATATGGATTCTCAATGAGCGTCCGCATTAAACTTGCAGCTGCATATTTACGCCTGTGTATTTGCTTCCGCCTCGGGCCAAAGTCGTGGAGAAAGATAGCGGAACAAATACAAAGATGCAGCCAGTCAATCAAGCAAGTTATTCATGAAGGAAATCTGATCCAGACAGGCCTTGAAGAGAAACTCAATAAATGCGACCAGCTCTTTTTCTGTCAAGTTTCCTCAGCCATCCAGGTCACCCTGGCGTGCCTGATCAGCGCGGATCAGATGTGCCTGATAATTTTTCTGTTGGCGCGCCAGACCGCGCATAGGCGAGCATAGACCTTGCCTCAAACCCAATGCGTTTAATCCTGCATGCGTGTGCAAACGTGCCGTGCGTCAATTCACATCTAAATTCACCCTGTACGTCATGAGCGAGGGAAGGGGCAAGATTGCGCAAGCGAAGGCGCTGTTTACCAGATATGGTGTTTGAAACTGGCTCTCACGCAGCACCGATCCGCAAGTGCCTGACACCGGCTTTTTGAGCAGCCTTGGTTTCGTACTGACGCAACACAGGGGCGGGCCTGGGCCTGGCAGTAGCCTGGCCTGCATCACGGAGCTTGAATACGCTGATCGCATGTTGCAGATGTTTGCTCTCTTCTGCCAGGCTGCCAGAAGAAGCGGCGGCTTCTTCTACCATGGCGGCATTTTGCTGGGTCAGCTCATCCATCTGGGTAATGGCCTGGTTCATCTGTTCAACACCATCGCTTTGCTCGTGGCTGGCATTGCTGATTTCATGAATGATACTGGCCACGTTTTGCACAGCGCTGACCAGTTGTGACATCGTCCTGGTGGTGTCGGCCACGAGTTTGTTGCCTGTATCAACCTTGCTCATCGAAGCTGTGATGAGTTGCTTGATCTCTTTGGCAGCACTGGCAGAACGCTGGGCCAGGTTGCGTACTTCAGTGGCCACTACGGCAAACCCACGTCCCTGCTCGCCTGCACGCGCCGCTTCGACTGCCGCATTCAGGGCGAGTATATTGGTCTGAAAGGCAATGCCATCAATGAGACTGATGATGTTTTCTATACTCCTTGCCGACTCGCTGATGTCTTGCATGGTATTGCCCACCTTGTTGACCATGTCGCCGCTCTGCCTGGCGATGCCCGACGCAGCTTCTGCCTGCTGGCTGGCCTGGGCGGCACTATCGGAATTTTGCTTGATGGTGGAAGCAAATTCTTCCATGCTGGCGGCGGTTTCTTCGAGATTCGAAGCCTGGGCTTCTGTGCGGTTTGACAGGTCAAGATTGCCATCGGCGATCTCACGGCTGCCTCGCGTGATGGAATTGACGTTGCTGCGCACATCGCTGATGATGGCAACCAGGTTGATATTCATCTGCCGCATGGCCTGCATTAATTGCCCCATCTCACTGCCATCCCCCTTGGGGACTTCAGTCGTCAAATCACCACCGGCCATGGCGCGGGCAGCCATGATGGCCTGCTGCAAAGGCCGGAGATACGCGCGGTGTATGGCATAAGTATTCCAGGCAATCAATATGCTGGCGAGAAGCAAGAATGCGAGATCAGCAGTGCGCACATCAGAACGCATGAATTGCGCCACACCCAGAGCAGCAACGGCGGCGAAAATAGCCAGCATGCCCAGCACCAGCCTGCTCGTGCCTGACATGTCCAGTGCCCGCTGCAGGCGCGCGGACAGCCCTGTTTTTACCAATTGACCATGATGCAGCTTCATGCTGCCGCTCTGGTCTTCACGCATGCGCTGGTAGAGTTTTTCCGCATCGGCAATCTCGGCACGGCTGGGCTTGGTGCGCACGGACATATACCCTACCACCTGGCCTTTCTCCATGACAGGAGTGACATTCGCCCTCACCCAGTAATGGTCACCATTCTTGCAACGATTCTTGACCATGCCATCCCATTGGCGCCCCTCTTTGATGGTACCCCACAAATCTGCAAAGGCCTGCACCGGCATATCAGGATGGCGCACCAGGTTGTGCGGCGAGCCCAGAAGCTCATGTTCTTCAAAACCGCTGATTTCTATGAAGGTGGGATTGCAATACAGGATATTGCCGTGGAGATCAGTTTTGGAAACGATGGAGTGTCCGTCCTTGACTTCAACT
It encodes the following:
- a CDS encoding S41 family peptidase; the encoded protein is MQTGTRICCPRTDKEASDSCYKTAISYLLPLAEFIPSEKLATLKKKPVFFGIGLELGIQDEYLKVVSTIESGAAHRGGVMAGDVILTLDGVSTKSQSLDSLVSRMRNTSASYTNLKIARRGVDQALNFDIPREEVKITSCRGRLLAADTGYLRASQFIDETRSQALMVIRRMEKENQGPLRNLILDLRGNPGGALPAIVGMAEPFIPASKLVLITKDKHGEKHEYRTTAEESSTESVSRLAPEIKSELKQIHLIILTDKLSGGGSESLIAALREYRPVTLMGEKTSGSNKVTEIVEIGNGSAIKMATATLYAPNEVSLPEDGIVPDRMVASPSLSKADYGNSMNDPVLQAALLSIQENRKDQVKQKLD
- a CDS encoding PAS domain-containing methyl-accepting chemotaxis protein, which translates into the protein MRLNQPVSGKEVEVKDGHSIVSKTDLHGNILYCNPTFIEISGFEEHELLGSPHNLVRHPDMPVQAFADLWGTIKEGRQWDGMVKNRCKNGDHYWVRANVTPVMEKGQVVGYMSVRTKPSRAEIADAEKLYQRMREDQSGSMKLHHGQLVKTGLSARLQRALDMSGTSRLVLGMLAIFAAVAALGVAQFMRSDVRTADLAFLLLASILIAWNTYAIHRAYLRPLQQAIMAARAMAGGDLTTEVPKGDGSEMGQLMQAMRQMNINLVAIISDVRSNVNSITRGSREIADGNLDLSNRTEAQASNLEETAASMEEFASTIKQNSDSAAQASQQAEAASGIARQSGDMVNKVGNTMQDISESARSIENIISLIDGIAFQTNILALNAAVEAARAGEQGRGFAVVATEVRNLAQRSASAAKEIKQLITASMSKVDTGNKLVADTTRTMSQLVSAVQNVASIIHEISNASHEQSDGVEQMNQAITQMDELTQQNAAMVEEAAASSGSLAEESKHLQHAISVFKLRDAGQATARPRPAPVLRQYETKAAQKAGVRHLRIGAA